One window of Penaeus chinensis breed Huanghai No. 1 chromosome 34, ASM1920278v2, whole genome shotgun sequence genomic DNA carries:
- the LOC125043724 gene encoding uncharacterized protein LOC125043724, translating to MVSSSEHRAAMQSRLGQALKTTARNALLLLYKNKFQKANPGKKPYDVLVMSAKAKEILQKNPALDKTIKEDATEKLDITALCLLLRYCCGLRKEASAWKDLSLLEGNISELRILRNADGHWTEEGSSDSSVKESWDRMEAAVTKILQLGDLKSHVPSFKKELQDKRVVNPFQRVYDGDEVRASMQDELREGFRSGNKTTQMPLVWAGKNFGFHHKATSTYTSSRFSVNREGTLVPVESDGVVGAQGAWQTLVVQGESGTGKTSLLRYFADLWSTSPCPLSSLAAFQFVLFLDCNAVTTRTFRVFDILKEVFPKATSKWRPATLLRVLTQAGSSVMIMIDAFDERLEAFQDAFQDLQKACPEAFFLITTRPHCVPAIVRLCDREVLRVTAHGFSRASARSYVGKLLTLQERSGDPDELLHLLSHHEELLAIPQLLCWTTWFWTEEGGDQFSTLGKTFLNVTEFILKKMCHINGKRVLSGEVPKEGQKWLSLVARVAFNHARSSRSSLPECSPEVKQLYSEARKLRLQPREAVSSLMQCDESRMTGVGEHVTFHFLHTSHANFLVAYHMCETLKGNKNATITKLLKGFKDDKQAILSFVVSLLYVTDKGKIDLKREQEICAVAKDFVHFYDINYYLTLIEESGHSQSLAKALACNMPVDTSCVDALLTPPLLGTSGMTSSNVPPAPSGHLWIRRRELKHAQALSMLLSAAKPARLWLHLSAPGSCVSDASPADAVAAMRLISKAYVGKPLCDLRVSGLVISTPISWPRNLWWLTLERAKLKGSLGLRKGLLKLTYSECSGVEKISIPSSVKSLTLQRMDVEDLCVGEGVECLTLESCNITKVWSVPAGLKKVNLIDCSANDSAILSLSRQHRITANIETSFNHVR from the exons ATGGTGTCGAGCAGCGAACACAGAGCCGCCATGCAGAGCCGACTCGGCCAAGCACTCAAGACCACTGCCCGGAATGCTTTGCTCCTGCTTTACAAAAACAA GTTCCAGAAGGCGAATCCGGGAAAGAAACCATACGACGTCCTGGTGATGTCCGCAAAAGCCAAAGAGATTCTGCAGAAGAATCCCGCGCTGGACAAGACGATAAAGGAAGACGCGACGGAAAAGCTGGACATCACGGCCCTATGTCTTCTCCTTCGGTACTGCTGTGGACTCCGCAAAGAGGCCTCAGCATGGAAGGACCTCTCTCTTCTGGAAG GTAACATTTCTGAGCTGCGAATTCTCCGCAACGCCGACGGACACTGGACGGAGGAGGGCAGCAGCGACTCGTCCGTTAAGGAGTCGTGGGATCGCATGGAGGCGGCCGTGACGAAGATCCTGCAGCTGGGCGACCTGAAAAGTCACGTCCCAAGCTTCAAGAAGGAGCTCCAGGATAAGAGGGTCGTGAACCCGTTCCAAAGGGTGTACGACGGCGATGAAGTCAGAG CCTCCATGCAAGACGAACTGAGAGAGGGCTTCCGCAGCGGAAACAAGACCACGCAAATGCCCCTCGTGTGGGCTGGGAAGAACTTCGGCTTCCACCACAAGGCCACAAGCACCTACACCAGCAGCAGGTTCTCAGTCAACCGCGAAGG GACGCTGGTTCCTGTAGAGAGTGACGGCGTGGTCGGGGCGCAGGGGGCGTGGCAGACCCTGGTAGTGCAGGGGGAATCGGGTACGGGCAAGACCTCCCTCCTGCGCTACTTCGCCGACCTGTGGAGCACGTCGCCATGCCCGCTGTCCTCCCTGGCGGCGTTCCAGTTCGTGCTCTTTTTGGACTGCAACGCCGTCACCACTCGGACCTTCAGAGTGTTCGACATTCTCAAGGAAGTGTTCCCTAAAGCCACTTCCAAGTGGAGGCCTGCCACTCTCCTGAGGGTCCTGACGCAGGCTGGCAGCAGCGTCATGATCATGATCGACGCTTTCGACGAGAGGCTGGAGGCTTTCCAGGATGCCTTTCAGGACTTGCAGAAGGCGTGTCCGGAGGCCTTCTTCCTGATCACCACGCGGCCCCACTGCGTCCCCGCCATCGTCAGGCTTTGTGACAGAGAGGTGCTGCGGGTGACAGCTCACGGCTTCAGCAGAGCGAGCGCCAGGAGCTACGTGGGCAAACTGCTAACACTGCAAGAGAGATCCGGAGACCCGGACGAATTGCTGCACTTGCTGTCCCACCACGAGGAACTGCTGGCCATCCCGCAACTGCTGTGCTGGACCACCTGGTTCTGGACGGAGGAGGGCGGCGACCAGTTCTCGACGCTGGGCAAGACCTTCCTCAACGTGACGGAATTCATCCTGAAGAAAATGTGCCACATCAACGGCAAACGAGTGCTGTCCGGGGAGGTGCCAAAGGAGGGCCAGAAGTGGCTCAGCTTGGTGGCTCGCGTGGCCTTCAACCATGCAAGGTCAAGCCGGAGTTCCCTGCCAGAATGCAGTCCGGAAGTGAAGCAGCTGTATAGTGAAGCCCGTAAACTGCGGCTTCAGCCGCGGGAGGCTGTGTCAAGCTTAATGCAGTGCGACGAGAGCCGTATGACAGGTGTGGGGGAGCACGTCACCTTCCATTTCCTTCACACCTCGCATGCCAACTTCCTGGTCGCCTACCACATGTGCGAGACGCTGAAGGGAAACAAGAATGCGACCATCACCAAGCTCCTAAAGGGGTTCAAGGACGACAAACAGGCCATACTGAGCTTCGTGGTCAGTCTCCTGTATGTGACTGATAAAGGGAAAATAGACCTGAAACGGGAGCAAGAAATTTGTGCGGTGGCCAAAGACTTCGTACACTTCTACGATATCAATTACTATTTGACACTAATCGAGGAGAGCGGCCACAGCCAGAGCTTAGCGAAGGCACTTGCTTGTAACATGCCTGTGGATACGAGCTGCGTAGATGCGCTTCTAACACCCCCTTTGCTTGGAACGAGTGGAATGACTTCGAGCAACGTCCCTCCGGCACCGTCGGGCCATCTGTGGATACGAAGGAGGGAACTGAAGCACGCCCAGGCACTATCCATGCTGCTCTCTGCTGCCAAGCCAGCACGCCTGTGGCTGCATCTCTCAGCTCCCGGCTCCTGTGTCTCGGACGCGTCGCCAGCGGATGCTGTGGCCGCCATGAGGCTGATCTCGAAGGCGTACGTAGGCAAACCTCTGTGCGATTTGAGAGTGAGTGGCCTCGTCATCAGTACTCCGATCTCGTGGCCTAGGAACCTGTGGTGGCTGACGCTGGAGAGAGCAAAACTGAAGGGGAGTCTCGGGCTGCGGAAGGGCCTACTGAAGCTGACCTACAGCGAGTGTTCGGGAGTCGAAAAAATAAGTATCCCGAGCAGTGTTAAGTCCTTGACCCTTCAGAGAATGGACGTGGAGGACCTGTGTGTTGGCGAGGGCGTGGAGTGTTTGACGCTAGAAAGCTGCAACATAACGAAGGTGTGGTCAGTGCCTGCAGGTCTTAAGAAAGTGAACCTAATAGACTGTTCAGCGAATGACAGCGCCATCCTGTCCCTTTCTCGGCAGCATCGTATCACGGCCAACATAGAAACTTCCTTTAATCATGTACGGTGA